The following are from one region of the Colias croceus chromosome 4, ilColCroc2.1 genome:
- the LOC123690916 gene encoding probable protein phosphatase 2C 58 isoform X6 gives MGAYLSEPVTEKISSDESNGNLECGASSMQGWRVNQEDAHNTILDFDLNTSLFAVYDGHGGAEVATYCSQNLPNYIKNTEAYKNGDLVKALTDAFLGFDATIASKEVMDILKELAGEINPPGPSDNEESEDESISNLYKEARLPLQEVLAKYENKLSTLHRARLGDTSTPLSPCLRAKKSLEEAGGSGAGASSSSSGSSFAAGSSTEQPVIEASSSSNGSANTQENGTGNADDTGGVSSSNSNDDKDTNGEVSTSEPDEKAKEKISMKVEKTAPDSSADNCGQPEQSENCKEKADTNTPSEACNGEVTESKQGGEENITSSNGCNTPENAKDKFPVSSTDKALPERPKKTKLRRAAAAVYETLLRRASADDDDSDSNDETFEGGEVDSSEEENVNGVEESSNDGEAEEEEDEEEDYEADSSDEECEDGMSLSEEPGNDSGCTAVVALLKGNELYVANAGDSRCIICREGKAIDMSIDHKPEDAPELERITKAGGKVSNEGRINGGLNLSRAIGDHSYKQNKDLDATEQMITALPDVKTLTIEPEKDQFMVLACDGIWNFMSSQDVCDFILPRLAEGREKLSQICEEMFDHCLAPSTMGDGTGCDNMTAIIVRFKDGVIVDVGQHKNNTEAPKKRAAEEEPSEDQQDLKRQKVEDPLSSSIVTSSV, from the exons ATGGGTGCTTATTTATCAGAGCCTGTTACTGAAAAAATATCAAGTGATGAATCAAACGGCAATCTCGAATGCGGCGCGAGTTCCATGCAGGGGTGGCGTGTCAACCAAGAG GATGCGCACAACACAATTTTGGACTTTGACTTGAATACATCATTATTTGCTGTTTATGATGGTCATGGAGGGGCTGAGGTGGCCACATACTGTTCTCAGAATTtacctaattatataaaaaacacaGAAGCATACAAGAATGGAGATCTGGTTAAAGCATTAACAGATGCATTCCTTGGATTTGATGCTACAATTGCATCTAAAGAGGTTATGGACATTTTAAAGGAATTAGCAG GTGAAATAAATCCTCCTGGTCCCAGTGATAATGAAGAATCTGAAGATGAAAGTATAAGTAATTTGTATAAAGAAGCACGCCTCCCACTTCAG GAAGTATTGgctaaatatgaaaataaattaagtacattACACCGTGCCAGACTTGGTGATACAAGTACTCCATTGTCACCTTGCCTCAGAGCAAAGAAAAGCCTGGAGGAAGCTGGAGGTTCag gTGCCGGTGCTTCAAGTTCCAGTTCAGGATCAAGTTTTGCCGCAGGATCAAGTACAGAACAACCAGTAATTGAAGCCTCATCGAGCAGCAATGGTTCAGCCAATACCCAAGAAAATGGTACTGGTAATGCAGATGATACTGGTGGAGTTTCATCCTCAAATTCAAATGATGACAAAGATACAAATGGAGAG GTATCCACAAGTGAGCCTGATGAGAAGGCCAAAGAAAAAATCTCAATGAAAGTAGAAAAGACAGCACCAGATAGTTCAGCAGACAACTGTGGTCAACCAGAGCAAAGTGAAAATTGCAAGGAAAAAGCTGATACCAATACACCATCTGAAGCTTGCAATGGGGAGGTCACAGAATCAAAACAAGGCGGGGAAGAGAATATAACATCGTCCAATGGCTGTAACACACCAGAAAATGCCAAAG ACAAGTTCCCAGTATCAAGCACAGACAAAGCACTTCCAGAGAGGCCTAAGAAAACCAAACTGCGGCGTGCAGCAGCAGCCGTCTACGAAACCTTGCTCCGACGAGCTTcagctgatgatgatgacagtGACTCCAATGATGAAACCTTTGAAGGTGGTGAAGTTGATTCTTCTGAGGAAGAAAACGTTAATGGAGTGGAGGAATCTTCCAATGATG gTGAAGCTGAAGAAGAGGAAGATGAGGAAGAGGATTATGAAGCAGATTCCAGTGACGAGGAGTGTGAAGATGGCATGTCACTATCTGAGGAGCCAGGCAATGACAGTGGCTGTACTGCAGTGGTAGCTTTGTTGAAAG GAAATGAGCTCTATGTTGCAAACGCTGGTGATTCCAGATGTATCATCTGCAGAGAAGGAAAAGCTATTGACATGTCGATTGACCACAAACCGGAAGATGCACCAGAGCTTGAAAGAATAACCAAAGCTGGTGGGAAAGTGTCGAACGAGGGCCGTATTAACGGTGGACTTAACCTGTCCAGGGCTATCGGTGATCACTCCTACAAACAAAACAAGGACTTAGATGCTACTGAGCAAATGATAACCGCTCTACCGGATGTCAAAACATTAACTATAGAACCTGAGAAGGATCAATTTATGGTGCTGGCTTGTGATGGTATATGGAACTTTATGTCTAGTCAAGATGTGTGTGACTTCATCTTACCCAGATTGGCTGAGGGAAGGGAGAAGTTGTCTCAAATTTGTGAAGAG ATGTTTGATCATTGTTTAGCTCCAAGCACAATGGGTGATGGGACAGGCTGTGATAATATGACTGCTATTATTGTACGATTCAAAGACGGAGTCATTGTTGATGTTGGACAACACAAAAACAACACGGAAGCTCCAAAGAAGAGGGCTGCCGAAGAGGAACCCAGTGAAGATCAACAGGATTTAAAACGGCAAAAGGTTGAGGATCCCTTGTCCAGTTCAATAGTGACTTCAAGTGTTTAA